In Fragaria vesca subsp. vesca linkage group LG1, FraVesHawaii_1.0, whole genome shotgun sequence, the sequence TTCTTCGTTTTTACCTACAATATAAATAACTGCTAACTAGCTACCTACCCACCTTGCTTTGAGTAGAGACAGTAGTCACAGAACTACTATTAGTCCTGACTGAAGGGGTCCTCCCAGTTCTCCCAATTAGTTTCCTTTTTCGTATTGTCCCTTTCAATCTTCTGTGCTCTGCTCTCTCTCTCTCTCTCTCTCTCTTCTCTCTCTCAGTCTCTATCTCTCATTGTATATATGGTCAGAGCTCCCATAACCGGCCACCACCATTCACTCACCCACCTCTTGTTCCTTCTCTTTGTGGCCAAAACCCCCAATCAGAAATTCAAAACCAAAAGCCCCCATCTCTGTGTTTTACTTCCTTCTTGTATAGCAAGTCTCAGAAGAAAACCAGCAAGTGGGTCTCAAAAACTATTAAATTTCTTCTCTCCAATCCCTTCTTGTTCATTTCAGGGTCCATGAACCATGATTTCATGGTAACTTGATGACTAAATGCGTTTCTCATCAGTGATTTCTTTTTTCACCATCTCCATGAATTCTTCAATAAATCCCAAGTTTTTCACCGCAACCAGAGCAACTATTGTTCTTCTTCTCCTTCTTCTTGTTCTCTCTCCAGCCTCTTGTTTTACTTCTCTTCGGGTATGTAAGAACAATTTGAACAGTTAAACCCTTCAAGTTAAATACTTTCTACAACCATGTTTGATGGTTTGTGCTCAAGTAATTCTGGTTCTGTTTTGTTATATATTTTCAGGGACTGTTGTTTGCTGAGAAAGCCAGATTGGGCTCTAAACCGCCGAGCTGCCACAACAAGTGCAACCAGTGCCACCCGTGCATGGCCGTTCAAGTCCCCACCATGCCCAGCCACGACCGGGTCAAACCCGTGGGGAAGACCCGACCCGCTAAGCCCATGATGCTCTTTGACCCGGCTCATCGGGATAACAGGTACTCCAATTACAAGCCACTGGGTTGGAAATGCCAGTGTGGTGACCATTTCTACAATCCCTAAGTAAAAATTTTCATGTTCAAGTTGGAGATGTAGGTTTAATTTTGATTTGTGTAAACCATATATTAATTAGTTAATTAACTAATTGGCTATTCTTGAGCTGTTTATGATATTGTAACTTGTTTAAGGGGTCCATGGGATTATTTAGAAAGAGGGGATCTTGGTCAGTGTCACCATTATCATTATATGTACACTTTTAGACATATTATACAGTATTGTACATAATAAAGTTGTGAAATGTTTCCAATTTTGTTCTTGTTGCTTAATTTTTTTTTTTTCTTTTAAACTTTAACTAATTAAGTAGAGAGGCGAATTTTAACGCAAATGCTTTTATGTTTTGGATCACACACAATTTTCCGCCCAGGTTTTTTTCACTGAAATTTTTCTTCTGATTATGTGAAACAATGTCTTTTGCTTAGATTAGAAGAAAAAATGTCAATTAGTAAGGGTTATTAGTCTTTACTTAAGGTGACCAGATGAATTTGATACCCTAGATTTTTTTTTTTGGTACTTCCTTATCTATTGGGATATGGTCCAGTATGCCCATCATATGAAATGATTTGATACATCACTCTGCCATTGAAGCTTTCTGGCCATATCTTTTGAGTACTGTAACAATCTCTTTCATTCAAAAAAATCAAAACTGTCCAGAGAAGGCTTCAGAATTCAAGGAGTGACGCTATGAACAGTTGAATTCAATCTTGGTTTCCAGTAACAACAGTAAACCTACTACACCTGCATATCTCCGTACCCAGAAACACAGAGGTCATCTCAATATGCCAGACAACTATGTGGTTTGTTTGCTCCCTACCTAGCTGGATATATTTTGGAGAGATGTCACCACTAACCAATGAAAGCATCGTGTCCAGTCTAGTCATATCTGAAATTAGAGCAATGGCAAGAAAATTGTTTGAACCGTAGGGTCGAGTACATAGGACCCAAAGTATAGCATGATTAGCATCCAATGCACGGTGGGAAATTTTCTCTGTCTGGCTTGATACACTTCTGTAAATTAATGATTAACAAGGTTCATGTCAAACCTCATTAGCCAGAATAACAAAAATCAGCAGCCTCATTAGCCCTTGTGGCATGATTCAAATACTCCCCAAAAATCACAATATAATCATGAGGTAGTGTTTGGGTAAGAGATTTTAGCAGGAATAGATTATAAACTGTACTTAACATATGTTACCAAATATAAGTGTGTACTCCTCAAAAGTTTTCACATATTATTGTTTTGGGAGTCTTTCTAATGAGGACCTCTATAATGAGAACTAATGGAGAACATTTCGGTTTATCCCACTTTTCGATCTTATATCTACATCTTGATCGTTCAATTTATAGGTATTTATGAGTAAATCATTTATGCAAATTTTCAGTCATATTGAAAATTGTTAAAGCATTCATAAATGTGATTTACCAATTATGAACTTTAACGGTTTATGTTTGACAAATTTGGTTCGTCCATTAATTTGATCCTTAACGATCATCAATTTGGCTAAAAATTTGTAAAAATGATATACTCTTATAGACCTAAAAACTAAACGGGTGAGATGCCAGACCTAAAAATTAAACGAGTGAGATGCCAAAATGTGATCGAAAAATAGGTTTTCTAAACCATAAACCAAAAAGTCATCAACTAGTTCTCATTATAAGGGTCTTCATTAAAAAGGCTCCCTTAGAGTCATGACTAGTAAATACGAAGCAAAGGTGGTCTACTCCTTCTTCACCCCCTTAGGCACAACACACAGGAAGTATCCTTCAGCTCCACATGGTTTTCCAACAGACGTGCTTTAACTGGTAAAATGTTATGAAACATTTTCCACATACATAAAGCATTCCATAATTTTTGCCATAACAACGTTGGGACATTCACATACAGAGGCTAGGGACAGTCATCCGTAGATACTAACATACGACAAGCACTTTTGATCGTATACTCTTCTTTTGCATCAAAGAACCAAACTCTCCTATCAAGGACCTCCCTGGCGCTGAAAGATATCGCTATAATAGTATATACGTCCTCCGTTTGAAGTTTTGCCGAATAAGGCTCAGGTTCCATCGGCCTCCTATTAACATCTCATTCACATACTGCACAGATGGGGCTATAAGGGCTGCAAGCGGGCATAAGGAAGGAGCTCTAGAGATCCAGTGATCAGACTGTAGGTTAATCTCAGCCCTTGTGCCTACTTGCTAGCACACCCCCTGCCGTAAAACTTCTATGGATTCATAAATGCTCCTACACGAAAAAGAAGGGGACGTTGGGGGGGGGGGTGGTTAAGCATCCCATAAAGAGGAAGAACGCTAGTATCTTGTCTTATAATGCGTGCAATCAACAAGGATGGATTTTGAATAACCCTCCAACCTTGCTTAGCTAGCTTTGCCAAATTAAAAGCCCATAGAACTCTGAACCCCATTTCGCCTCCCAAGGTTTTCAGTGGATTTTCCTTTTTTCCTTAGTTCCTCCTTACCAAAACCGAACACAAATCTGTTGCAGGTCATTGCATAAATTTTTTGTAAGTAAAAAGCTGCTCATAGCATAATTAGAAAGTGATCTGGCCATAACTCGAATAAGGATATCCTTCTCAGCGCCACTCGGTAGGCGTCCCTCCCAATTCTGAATCTTTTGCTCCAGGTGTTATTTTAGATATTGAAATGTGGCCTTCTTCTCGTTGTCACACCCCAATTTTCAAAAGATAAATTTCAAAAATTTGGGCATGATAAAACTCAAATTCTAAATATCCGATAACCTGCTCAACAATTTTCAAAACTAAAAACAAATACTGGAAATGTAAATGTCAATAAACTCATTAACCGAGTTAAACATTTAATCTCCTTAATTACATCAACTTCCAAAAGTCTAGTACTTCGCTCATATGAGCTTAAAAACAACTACCATAAAATACAAATAAATGTATTTCGTCAAAAACCCAACTCATAGGCCACTGCCTCAAACCTTCTGATCATCACCTGCAGGTCTAACCCCTACACCATGAATTGGTGCACGGGGTTGTAAACAACAAACCCGATAAGCTAAAAAGCTCATATGAGTAACTCTCAAAATATTAACTTAACAATCCCAACATCACATATAAGTAAAATTGGTAATTCATGCCTTGATAACTTAGTTCAGGAATCACCTAAAAGCAAGAGAATTCAAAAGAAGCAATTAAGAAAAACACAATAATTCAAAATCACTTAAAATTATAAATGAAACAAATAATTAAAAGGAAACACAACAATTCACAATCAAACAAATCAAAATGAAATCCTGCAAAAAAGCATAGTTCAAGAAATACTTAAAAACAAGGAATTTTAAAAGACAACATATAAGAACATCATACAATCATTTCTCTACTCTTACTTATGAGTTCGCCAACACTTAGTCATCCCCCATAAGTAACCAAAAATGCGTACTCATGGGTTCGTCAACACTTAGTCATCCCCCATGAAGTACCGACTAACAGACTAGAGCTCTATACTGACCGTAACCAATCACCCGGCCAAGGCTTGGTTCCCAGTCCACCACGAAGGCTCATAATCTAAGAATCACCACTAACGCACACACATACACAACTAATGCACAAAACCTCACTAAGGCACGCATTCAAATACTCTCCCATCATAACACTTATCAAATCATAAATTAATAATATAATCATAACCGTAACCAATCACCTGATTAAAGGCTTGGAACCCGGTTTCACTATTTAAACAACAATTCACAACATAAAATATATCATCGACAACAACACGAGCATTTCATAAATTATATCTTTCCGCCTAGATATATTTATATAAACGAAGACATAAATATTCCCACTAGAATAATATATCAACAACCATATTTCAACATCACAATAGCACATGATCGGAAGTCCTTTTGAAAGATTTTATTTTACCAGAAAACATATTTTCACTTACCCATGAGCCGTTGACGATTAAGCTCATTTGTTTTTAAAACAAAAATCATTTTCCTTTAAAG encodes:
- the LOC101291277 gene encoding EPIDERMAL PATTERNING FACTOR-like protein 1-like, encoding MRFSSVISFFTISMNSSINPKFFTATRATIVLLLLLLVLSPASCFTSLRGLLFAEKARLGSKPPSCHNKCNQCHPCMAVQVPTMPSHDRVKPVGKTRPAKPMMLFDPAHRDNRYSNYKPLGWKCQCGDHFYNP